Proteins found in one Actinokineospora alba genomic segment:
- a CDS encoding sporulation protein, giving the protein MFKRMLSAFGVGGPSVDTVLDSPHAVPGQVITGQVRIQGGSADAEIGQVVLTLVTAVKTPHGHNPHTEFHRLVVDQNVRVTAGQALNLPFRLPLSFESPITAVGNNPLPGVTVGVRTDLVIAGAPDKGDLDPVLVHPLPSQDRVLDAFGELGFQFRKADVEAGHLHGVRQELPFFQEVEFFPPAQFAHTVNEVELTFVADPTHLHVILEADKRAGGFHGGGDTFGRFHVSHQEAADTNWADAIGGWLQQITDRRPAHNAFDGHNPAFGQHGQHGYGQQRRGPGMGAAIGGAAAGLVGGMIIGDMIGDAFEGGDDGAGGE; this is encoded by the coding sequence ATGTTCAAACGGATGCTCAGTGCCTTCGGTGTCGGAGGACCATCCGTGGACACCGTTCTCGACTCACCCCACGCCGTGCCGGGGCAGGTGATCACCGGGCAGGTCCGCATCCAGGGCGGCAGCGCCGACGCCGAGATCGGCCAGGTCGTACTCACCCTGGTCACCGCCGTGAAAACCCCGCACGGACACAACCCGCACACCGAGTTCCACCGGCTCGTCGTCGACCAGAACGTCCGGGTCACCGCGGGCCAAGCACTGAACCTGCCGTTCCGGCTGCCGCTGTCCTTCGAGAGCCCGATCACCGCGGTCGGGAACAACCCGCTGCCCGGAGTCACCGTCGGCGTCCGCACCGACCTCGTCATCGCCGGGGCCCCGGACAAGGGCGACCTCGACCCCGTCCTCGTCCACCCCCTGCCCTCCCAAGACCGCGTCCTCGACGCGTTCGGCGAACTCGGCTTCCAGTTCCGCAAAGCCGACGTCGAAGCCGGACACCTGCACGGCGTCCGCCAGGAACTGCCGTTCTTCCAGGAAGTCGAGTTCTTCCCACCCGCCCAGTTCGCCCACACCGTCAACGAGGTCGAACTGACCTTCGTCGCCGACCCGACCCACCTGCACGTCATCCTCGAAGCCGACAAGCGCGCGGGCGGATTCCACGGCGGCGGCGACACCTTCGGCCGCTTCCACGTCTCCCACCAGGAAGCCGCGGACACCAACTGGGCCGACGCCATCGGCGGCTGGCTGCAGCAGATCACCGACCGGCGACCCGCCCACAACGCCTTCGACGGCCACAACCCTGCCTTCGGGCAACACGGCCAGCACGGCTATGGGCAGCAGCGGCGCGGCCCCGGCATGGGCGCGGCCATCGGCGGCGCCGCCGCGGGTCTCGTCGGCGGCATGATCATCGGTGACATGATCGGCGACGCCTTCGAAGGCGGAGACGACGGCGCCGGCGGGGAATAG
- a CDS encoding recombinase family protein has product MDAQVINEGRHQGGRAPYGYVVVDGGPHPNPRKAAEGFRLRLLAIDEPSAEAVRRIFSEYLDGAGDRAIAAGLNRDGIPCPSARRPDQNRHRLADGWQGSTIRAILENPRYTGYAVFGRWVKHETLVNPDDVAAGHVVRFRRSAPERIVRSREQAHPEIVSVEVFTQAQLIRRSRGSGGMRGIAKLERTRTGGKRPYLLRGLMRCGVCLRKMQAEGIRNGVYYRCIARTLTPGSAALADHPKTVNLREDHVVPALNKWLGTRFSRDNVEGTVAELIGSQDATVETGKHESAKQRLADAKTRLKRHTAAIAAGVDPAALVEAINEAQADREAAQAELAATPAEPTISEAEVRALVDKLGDVGTKIETARPERLPDIYAEMGLELRFEQKERAVYVTARPRVFNDCVREGVPNTQNRAISREENITVCHNCSVAETNWFDPLRDIARTATCSRRHARASCGSVRCP; this is encoded by the coding sequence ATGGACGCGCAGGTGATCAATGAGGGGCGTCACCAGGGCGGACGCGCGCCGTACGGCTACGTGGTCGTTGACGGCGGGCCGCATCCGAATCCGAGGAAGGCGGCGGAGGGATTCAGGCTGCGGCTGCTCGCGATTGACGAGCCATCCGCCGAGGCGGTTCGGCGGATCTTCTCCGAATATCTGGATGGAGCTGGTGATCGGGCGATCGCGGCGGGGCTCAATCGGGACGGGATTCCATGCCCATCGGCGCGGCGGCCGGATCAGAATCGGCATCGACTGGCGGACGGTTGGCAAGGGAGCACGATTCGCGCGATCTTGGAGAACCCGCGCTATACGGGCTATGCGGTGTTCGGCCGGTGGGTCAAGCATGAGACGTTGGTGAACCCGGACGACGTGGCGGCGGGGCACGTAGTCCGCTTCCGCCGCTCGGCTCCGGAGCGGATTGTTCGGTCCCGAGAGCAGGCGCACCCGGAGATCGTTTCGGTCGAGGTCTTCACACAGGCGCAGTTGATCCGTCGATCGCGGGGGTCGGGCGGGATGAGGGGGATCGCGAAATTGGAGCGGACGCGCACAGGCGGTAAGCGCCCGTATTTGCTCCGCGGTTTGATGAGGTGTGGCGTGTGTCTGCGGAAGATGCAGGCAGAGGGAATTCGAAACGGCGTTTACTACCGCTGCATTGCTCGAACTCTCACACCCGGATCGGCGGCGCTGGCCGACCATCCGAAGACGGTCAATCTTCGTGAGGATCACGTCGTGCCCGCGCTCAACAAATGGTTGGGGACTCGGTTCAGTCGGGACAACGTCGAGGGCACGGTGGCGGAGCTGATCGGCTCCCAGGACGCGACGGTGGAGACGGGGAAGCACGAGAGCGCCAAGCAGCGGTTGGCAGACGCTAAGACGCGCCTGAAGCGGCACACGGCGGCCATTGCGGCTGGTGTGGACCCGGCTGCGCTGGTCGAGGCCATCAACGAGGCTCAGGCGGACCGAGAGGCCGCGCAGGCCGAGTTGGCGGCCACGCCCGCCGAACCCACGATCAGCGAGGCGGAGGTTCGCGCGTTGGTGGACAAGCTCGGAGACGTCGGAACCAAGATCGAGACGGCCCGACCGGAGCGTCTGCCGGACATCTACGCGGAGATGGGCCTTGAGCTGCGATTTGAGCAAAAAGAAAGGGCCGTCTATGTGACGGCCCGTCCCCGTGTGTTTAACGACTGTGTCCGAGAGGGCGTCCCTAACACGCAAAACCGGGCAATCTCCCGTGAGGAAAACATCACGGTGTGCCACAACTGCAGCGTAGCAGAGACGAATTGGTTTGATCCACTCCGGGATATTGCCCGTACCGCAACGTGTTCACGCCGCCACGCAAGGGCCTCCTGCGGAAGCGTCCGTTGTCCATAA
- a CDS encoding CocE/NonD family hydrolase: MPLEDQGGPFTVTVERGAVMLTRDGKRLYADIYQPHGEDALPTLLRRTPYGRTQNDLAEAFNEAHYFASHGYLVVVQDTRGRHGSEGVWHPFVYEAQDGYDAVEWAASLPKSNGRVGMFGQSYGAISQYLAATQRPPHLVTAVPWTRR; encoded by the coding sequence GTGCCTCTCGAAGACCAAGGCGGACCCTTCACCGTCACCGTCGAGCGTGGCGCGGTCATGCTGACCCGGGACGGCAAGCGGCTCTACGCCGACATCTACCAACCACACGGCGAGGATGCACTCCCCACGCTGCTGCGCAGGACGCCGTACGGCCGGACCCAGAACGACCTTGCCGAAGCTTTCAACGAGGCGCACTACTTCGCCTCCCACGGGTACCTCGTCGTCGTCCAGGACACTCGCGGCCGCCATGGTTCCGAGGGGGTGTGGCACCCGTTCGTCTACGAGGCACAAGACGGGTACGACGCCGTCGAATGGGCCGCGTCGCTACCGAAGTCCAATGGCCGGGTGGGGATGTTCGGCCAGTCCTACGGCGCCATCTCGCAGTACTTGGCCGCCACCCAGCGCCCACCGCATCTCGTCACGGCGGTGCCATGGACGCGCAGGTGA
- a CDS encoding alpha/beta fold hydrolase, which yields MSIEQPRNPLVVLIHGYLDDPTVWRDVAEALQGEGIRTIAPEIARHTGELTLDTFADRVTEVTAAALAAEDVEGVVLVGHSMGAQVAELAARDIGDAVAGLVLLTPIPLQGLALPDEVAGPLRGCAGSTEIQRALRSQLSAALDDDAIKRLVRIGVDVPKGRVEGWFDAWTTGDAPAAGQAPPRIPTMVLSGGEDPFVNKDILGLIEARFGDAVQHSIPGAGHWPHVEAPGTVAAELVSFLRAVAAARADATVTEDGWTGAFAAKQSDAFAATLAPDVALHASALRRPVTGRDDVAYLMGEASQIYEQLEFVHEAKDGRLTFLEWHARTRSGVSLEGVTVLERDDAGLISRVAIHHRPLDGVLAFSAELRDRTVGRLGDGYLWSATSQA from the coding sequence GTGTCCATTGAACAGCCGCGCAACCCCCTTGTCGTCCTGATCCACGGATACCTCGACGACCCCACGGTCTGGCGAGATGTCGCTGAGGCCCTGCAAGGTGAGGGGATCCGCACGATCGCCCCGGAGATTGCCCGACACACGGGGGAGCTGACCCTCGACACGTTCGCCGACCGCGTCACCGAGGTGACCGCGGCCGCGCTGGCGGCCGAGGACGTCGAGGGGGTCGTGCTTGTCGGCCACAGCATGGGCGCACAAGTCGCCGAACTCGCCGCGCGCGACATCGGCGACGCCGTAGCCGGCTTGGTGCTCCTGACGCCCATCCCGCTGCAAGGACTGGCACTGCCGGACGAGGTGGCCGGGCCACTGCGTGGCTGCGCCGGCAGCACCGAGATCCAGCGAGCCCTGCGCAGCCAGTTGTCGGCCGCCCTCGACGACGACGCGATCAAGCGCCTGGTCCGGATCGGGGTCGACGTGCCGAAGGGTCGCGTGGAGGGCTGGTTCGACGCCTGGACGACCGGCGACGCCCCGGCCGCTGGTCAGGCGCCCCCGAGGATCCCCACCATGGTGCTCTCCGGCGGGGAAGACCCCTTCGTCAACAAGGACATCCTCGGGCTGATCGAGGCGCGATTCGGCGACGCGGTCCAGCACAGCATTCCCGGCGCGGGCCACTGGCCGCACGTCGAGGCACCGGGCACCGTGGCCGCGGAGCTGGTGTCCTTCCTCCGCGCCGTGGCCGCCGCGCGCGCCGACGCCACCGTCACCGAAGACGGGTGGACCGGGGCGTTCGCCGCAAAGCAGAGCGACGCGTTCGCCGCCACCCTCGCACCTGACGTCGCCCTCCACGCATCCGCGCTGCGTCGACCGGTGACCGGACGCGACGACGTGGCATACCTGATGGGCGAGGCCAGCCAGATCTACGAGCAGCTCGAGTTCGTGCACGAGGCGAAAGACGGTCGGTTGACCTTCCTGGAGTGGCACGCCAGGACCCGCTCAGGAGTCTCGCTCGAAGGCGTGACCGTGCTCGAGCGGGACGACGCCGGGCTGATCTCGCGCGTCGCCATTCACCACCGCCCGCTGGACGGGGTGCTGGCCTTCTCCGCCGAGTTGCGCGACCGCACGGTGGGACGCCTTGGCGACGGCTACCTCTGGAGCGCCACGTCGCAGGCGTGA
- a CDS encoding CGNR zinc finger domain-containing protein → MTWTATSRYGLDVAPDGLALVHDFLNTASADWPRKPDLLADRALATEWIGSALATWASQWGAPVLDEVDLDTLSERDLAVLRRARAGLLESLCSRDFGTGGSAGGGDGDALAGLANLEVAVEAGFGLDGIVHFKPKGRGWRMLLGPVALEMRRAQDAGVWARLKTCKNERCRGAFYDRSRNNSGVWHDVRTCGNVANLRASRERRRQAAEQAVGRQARTR, encoded by the coding sequence ATGACTTGGACAGCGACATCGCGATACGGCCTCGACGTCGCGCCCGATGGGCTCGCGCTCGTGCACGACTTCCTCAACACGGCGTCCGCCGATTGGCCGCGCAAGCCCGACCTGCTCGCGGATCGGGCGTTGGCAACCGAGTGGATTGGTTCGGCACTGGCCACCTGGGCAAGCCAATGGGGCGCGCCCGTCCTCGATGAGGTCGATCTGGACACGCTTTCCGAGCGCGACCTGGCCGTGCTGCGTCGGGCGCGTGCCGGACTGCTCGAATCCCTGTGCTCTCGCGACTTCGGCACGGGAGGCTCGGCGGGCGGTGGCGACGGCGACGCGCTGGCCGGCCTGGCGAACCTTGAAGTGGCCGTGGAGGCAGGCTTCGGCCTGGACGGCATCGTGCACTTCAAACCCAAGGGCCGCGGGTGGAGGATGCTACTCGGGCCGGTGGCACTGGAGATGCGGCGAGCCCAGGACGCCGGGGTCTGGGCGCGCCTGAAGACCTGTAAGAACGAGCGCTGTCGCGGCGCGTTCTACGACCGCTCCCGCAACAACAGCGGCGTCTGGCACGACGTGCGCACTTGCGGGAACGTGGCCAACCTCCGCGCCTCGCGGGAGCGTCGCCGTCAGGCCGCCGAGCAGGCGGTGGGCAGGCAGGCGCGTACGCGGTAA